The proteins below are encoded in one region of Tessaracoccus aquimaris:
- a CDS encoding cation-translocating P-type ATPase, which yields MAESASLAVTQADPTLIPAEQVALEAQVDPEIGLTAAEAAARLERYGPNQLTAGATEPAWKRMLKQFADPLVYLLLAAIAISLIAWAAEGAAGVPVDAIVIALIVIANAVIGFVQENKAEDAVAALADMTAAHSTVLRDGKLVDLESAGIVPGDILVLSEGDAVGADARLLTASSLRVQEASLTGESEAVTKDVAALTSQVQLGDRLNMVYKGTAVARGVGRAVVTGTGMDTEMGHIATLLDQTKGDKSPLELEIAKISKVLGLLVIVIAVVVMAAVALINGVRSVGDAVDILLMGVSLAVAAVPEGLPAILSLVLAIGVRMLAGRNAVMKDLHSVETLGAVSVICSDKTGTLTKNEMTLREIVTASGRVRLSGIGYEPTGEVRLVGRGEEVMAEVHRVIGAGVLANNAQLEHVGGQWQIQGDPTEAAFLVAERKIEGVGDLLAQYQRVGEAPFDSERKLMSVLGHNPELGMSHVFTKGAPDVLLERCVEEQVGGEAHALTDQRRAEISGQIVDLSEEGYRTLGVAWREAEDLDAEGGFDEESEHDLVWAGFVGIIDPPREEATAAIKDAHRAGIRTVMITGDHPVTAAKIASDLGIVEGDDHPRAVTGRELDALDDEGWRETVRTVSVYARVSPEHKLRIVDALQEQRQIVSMTGDGVNDAPALKSADIGIAMGITGTEVTKEAAEMILGDDNYSTIVAAVRQGRVIYDNIKKFIRYLLSSNMGEVATVFLGVVLGGVIGLADPGNPGATVVPLLATQILWINLVTDSGPALAMGVDPEIDDVMARKPRGFNDRIIDSHMWSRIIGIGLVMGIVNLVIYDLSLPGGLIGGLEHLAPAGQEFAVARTTVFTALVFMQLFNAINSRADVTSAFSHLFTNKWLWLSFAGVIVGQVLVVEVPALQQAFGTASLDLLHWAVAVGAGLVVLGYEEVVKLVRRASARRA from the coding sequence ATGGCCGAGTCAGCCTCGCTGGCCGTCACACAAGCCGACCCGACGCTGATCCCGGCCGAACAGGTCGCGCTGGAGGCGCAGGTCGATCCCGAGATCGGCCTCACGGCCGCCGAGGCGGCCGCCAGATTGGAGCGCTACGGGCCGAACCAGTTGACGGCCGGGGCCACCGAGCCCGCCTGGAAGCGGATGCTGAAGCAGTTCGCCGATCCGCTGGTCTACCTGCTGCTCGCGGCGATCGCCATCTCGCTGATCGCCTGGGCCGCTGAGGGCGCGGCGGGCGTTCCCGTCGACGCCATCGTCATCGCCCTGATCGTGATCGCCAACGCGGTGATCGGCTTCGTGCAGGAGAACAAGGCGGAGGACGCCGTCGCGGCGCTCGCCGACATGACGGCCGCCCACTCCACGGTGCTGCGCGACGGCAAACTGGTCGACCTCGAGTCGGCGGGCATCGTGCCGGGCGACATCCTGGTGCTGTCCGAGGGCGACGCCGTCGGGGCCGACGCGCGGCTGCTGACCGCCTCGTCGCTGCGCGTCCAGGAGGCGTCGCTGACCGGCGAGTCCGAGGCCGTCACCAAGGACGTGGCCGCGCTGACCTCACAGGTGCAACTGGGTGACCGCCTCAACATGGTCTACAAGGGCACCGCAGTGGCCCGAGGCGTCGGCCGCGCCGTCGTCACGGGCACCGGCATGGACACCGAGATGGGCCACATCGCGACCCTTCTCGACCAGACGAAGGGCGACAAGTCCCCCCTCGAACTCGAGATCGCCAAGATCTCCAAGGTCCTCGGCCTGCTCGTCATCGTCATCGCGGTCGTCGTGATGGCGGCGGTCGCGCTGATCAACGGGGTCCGCTCGGTCGGCGACGCCGTCGACATCCTGCTGATGGGTGTCTCGCTCGCGGTCGCGGCCGTCCCGGAAGGGCTCCCGGCGATCCTGTCTCTCGTGCTCGCCATCGGTGTGCGGATGCTCGCAGGCCGAAACGCCGTCATGAAGGACCTGCATTCGGTCGAGACCCTCGGCGCGGTCAGCGTGATCTGCTCCGACAAGACGGGCACCCTCACCAAGAACGAGATGACGCTGCGGGAGATCGTCACAGCCTCGGGGCGGGTCAGGCTCTCCGGCATCGGGTACGAGCCGACCGGAGAGGTCCGCCTGGTCGGCAGGGGCGAAGAGGTGATGGCGGAGGTGCACCGGGTGATCGGCGCGGGCGTGCTCGCCAACAACGCCCAACTGGAACACGTCGGCGGCCAGTGGCAGATCCAGGGCGATCCGACCGAGGCGGCCTTCCTGGTGGCCGAGCGGAAGATCGAGGGCGTCGGGGATCTGCTTGCGCAGTACCAGCGCGTGGGCGAGGCCCCGTTCGACTCGGAGCGCAAGCTGATGTCGGTGCTTGGCCACAACCCTGAGCTCGGCATGTCGCACGTCTTCACCAAGGGCGCCCCGGACGTGCTGCTCGAGCGGTGCGTCGAGGAGCAGGTCGGGGGAGAGGCGCACGCCCTGACCGATCAGCGACGCGCGGAGATCTCCGGCCAGATCGTCGACCTGAGCGAGGAGGGCTACCGGACGCTGGGCGTCGCGTGGCGCGAGGCGGAGGACCTCGACGCCGAGGGAGGCTTCGACGAGGAGTCCGAGCATGACCTGGTCTGGGCCGGGTTCGTCGGCATCATCGACCCGCCGCGCGAGGAGGCGACCGCAGCGATCAAGGACGCGCACCGTGCGGGCATCCGCACCGTCATGATCACGGGCGACCACCCCGTCACCGCCGCCAAGATCGCCTCCGACCTCGGCATCGTCGAGGGCGACGACCACCCCCGAGCGGTGACCGGCCGCGAGTTGGACGCGCTCGACGACGAGGGGTGGCGCGAGACGGTGCGTACCGTCTCGGTGTACGCCCGCGTCTCGCCCGAGCACAAACTGCGGATCGTCGACGCGCTGCAGGAGCAGCGGCAGATCGTCTCGATGACAGGTGACGGCGTCAACGACGCACCTGCGCTCAAGTCGGCCGACATCGGCATCGCGATGGGCATCACGGGCACGGAGGTCACCAAGGAGGCCGCCGAGATGATCCTCGGCGACGACAACTACTCCACCATCGTCGCCGCGGTGCGCCAGGGTCGCGTCATCTACGACAACATCAAGAAGTTCATCCGATACCTGCTCAGCTCCAACATGGGCGAGGTCGCCACCGTCTTCCTCGGCGTGGTGCTCGGTGGTGTGATCGGGCTGGCCGACCCCGGTAACCCCGGCGCAACCGTCGTGCCGCTGCTCGCCACCCAGATCCTGTGGATCAACCTGGTCACCGACTCCGGGCCCGCCCTCGCGATGGGCGTCGATCCAGAGATCGACGACGTGATGGCCCGCAAGCCGCGCGGCTTCAACGACCGCATCATCGACTCTCACATGTGGTCGCGCATCATCGGCATCGGGCTCGTGATGGGCATCGTCAACCTCGTCATCTACGACCTTTCGCTTCCCGGCGGGCTGATCGGCGGCCTCGAGCACCTCGCCCCGGCAGGGCAGGAGTTCGCGGTCGCCCGGACGACGGTGTTCACCGCGCTGGTGTTCATGCAGTTGTTCAACGCCATCAACAGCCGCGCCGACGTCACCAGCGCCTTCAGCCATCTGTTCACCAACAAGTGGCTGTGGCTGTCGTTCGCGGGGGTCATCGTCGGACAGGTGCTCGTCGTCGAGGTTCCTGCCCTGCAGCAGGCGTTCGGGACGGCGTCGCTCGACCTGCTGCACTGGGCGGTCGCGGTCGGCGCGGGCCTTGTGGTGCTCGGCTACGAGGAGGTCGTCAAGCTGGTCAGGAGGGCGTCGGCGCGACGCGCCTGA
- the recR gene encoding recombination mediator RecR: protein MYEGPIQDLIDELSRLPGIGPRGAQRIAFYLLDAPDEDVFALADTLRRVKEASRFCEVCFNISQEERCRVCRDPRRDRTQLCVVEESKDVVAIERTNEFRGLYHVLGGSISPIDGRGPADLHTRELFQRLADGEVQEVILATDPDTQGEATAAYLSRMLRDFGVRVTRPASGLPVGGDLEYADQVTLGRAFEGRRAMFEPAG from the coding sequence GTGTATGAAGGGCCGATCCAGGACCTGATCGACGAGCTGAGCCGCCTGCCCGGCATCGGGCCGCGCGGCGCGCAGCGGATCGCGTTCTATCTCCTCGACGCACCCGACGAGGACGTCTTCGCGCTCGCGGACACGCTTCGCCGGGTCAAGGAGGCGTCGCGCTTCTGCGAGGTGTGCTTCAACATCTCCCAGGAGGAACGCTGCCGCGTCTGCCGCGACCCGCGCCGCGACCGCACCCAGTTGTGCGTCGTCGAGGAGTCGAAGGACGTGGTGGCCATCGAGCGGACCAACGAGTTCCGTGGCCTCTACCACGTGCTCGGCGGCTCCATCTCGCCGATCGACGGCCGTGGCCCCGCAGACCTGCACACGCGCGAACTGTTCCAGCGACTCGCAGACGGCGAGGTCCAGGAGGTCATCCTGGCCACCGACCCAGACACGCAGGGCGAGGCGACCGCCGCCTACCTGAGCCGGATGCTGCGCGACTTCGGCGTGCGCGTCACCCGCCCCGCGAGCGGACTGCCGGTCGGCGGCGACCTCGAGTACGCCGACCAGGTGACGCTCGGTCGCGCCTTCGAGGGCCGCAGGGCCATGTTCGAGCCCGCCGGCTGA
- a CDS encoding VOC family protein, with the protein MSILLNPYLALDGTCRQAMEFYQSVLGGDLSVMTFGEAQGGAEFPGSDRVMHSSLTTDDGMVIFASDTMEGMPQTQGDTVAVSISGDDDRLAGFFAKLSEGGQPVVPFEKQMWGDVYGMVRDQFGVLWHVNQLGQQ; encoded by the coding sequence ATGTCCATCCTGCTCAACCCTTACCTCGCCCTCGACGGCACCTGCCGCCAGGCCATGGAGTTCTACCAGTCGGTCCTCGGCGGCGACCTGTCCGTGATGACCTTCGGCGAGGCGCAGGGCGGTGCCGAGTTCCCCGGCTCCGACCGCGTGATGCACTCCAGCCTGACCACCGACGACGGCATGGTCATCTTCGCTAGCGACACCATGGAGGGCATGCCCCAGACCCAGGGCGACACCGTCGCCGTGTCCATCTCCGGCGACGACGACCGGCTCGCAGGCTTCTTCGCCAAGCTCTCCGAGGGTGGCCAGCCGGTTGTCCCCTTCGAGAAGCAGATGTGGGGCGACGTCTACGGCATGGTGCGCGACCAGTTCGGTGTGCTCTGGCACGTCAACCAACTCGGCCAGCAGTGA
- a CDS encoding ABC transporter permease — protein sequence MSATRVVDSGKAADAGRVRLLGWWAVVEYRLCILRAFLPSILLIAVGSPILYLLGLGAGLGVLVDGGKGIEGVDYLTFVAPALVMATAMQASAQENTFGVFGGFKWSNSFTAMRLTPISPAQMALGFQVSVLARVIPVMGFYIVMLWIFRIGNPLGALALIPIGALLSLAAGFAVMAWVSTQKDDRGQLSFIDRFVIVPLTLFSGTYFPLETLPGYLQPIGWISPLWHASELGRGALYGAPIGPAMTAVHLGFLAALACVGCWLSVGTFRRRLDD from the coding sequence ATGAGCGCCACGCGCGTCGTCGACTCGGGAAAGGCAGCCGACGCCGGACGGGTCCGCCTGCTCGGCTGGTGGGCAGTCGTCGAGTACCGACTCTGCATCCTGCGCGCCTTCCTCCCGTCGATCCTGCTGATCGCCGTCGGGTCGCCGATCCTGTACCTGCTCGGGCTCGGCGCGGGCCTCGGGGTCCTCGTCGACGGCGGGAAGGGCATCGAGGGCGTGGACTACCTGACGTTCGTCGCCCCCGCGCTGGTGATGGCGACGGCCATGCAGGCCTCGGCGCAGGAGAACACCTTCGGGGTGTTCGGCGGCTTCAAGTGGTCCAACTCCTTCACCGCGATGCGGCTCACCCCCATCAGCCCGGCCCAGATGGCGCTCGGCTTCCAGGTCTCGGTGCTCGCCCGGGTGATCCCCGTGATGGGGTTCTACATCGTGATGCTCTGGATCTTCCGGATCGGCAACCCCCTCGGGGCGCTGGCGCTGATTCCGATTGGTGCCCTCCTGTCGCTCGCCGCCGGGTTCGCGGTGATGGCGTGGGTGTCGACGCAGAAGGACGACCGCGGCCAACTCTCGTTCATCGACCGCTTCGTGATCGTCCCCCTGACGCTGTTCTCAGGCACCTACTTCCCGCTCGAGACGCTGCCCGGATACCTGCAGCCGATCGGCTGGATCTCGCCGCTCTGGCACGCCTCGGAGTTGGGCCGCGGGGCGCTCTACGGGGCGCCGATCGGGCCGGCAATGACGGCGGTGCACCTCGGGTTCCTCGCCGCGCTTGCCTGCGTGGGCTGCTGGCTGTCGGTGGGCACCTTCCGGAGGAGGTTGGACGATTGA
- a CDS encoding YbaB/EbfC family nucleoid-associated protein has protein sequence MFGDFDLNALMQQAQKLQDDMERAQSELSEKEFTASAGGDLVTVTMNGKGELLQVAISPDACDPDDTETLSALIIAAFRSAKAQADAAMAAAMPEMPQIPGM, from the coding sequence ATGTTTGGTGACTTTGATCTCAACGCGCTGATGCAGCAGGCGCAGAAGCTGCAGGACGACATGGAGCGCGCCCAGAGCGAGCTGTCGGAGAAGGAGTTCACCGCCTCGGCGGGCGGCGACCTCGTCACCGTCACGATGAACGGCAAGGGCGAGCTCCTGCAGGTCGCGATCTCGCCCGACGCGTGCGACCCCGATGACACCGAGACGCTCTCGGCGCTGATCATCGCCGCCTTCCGCTCCGCCAAGGCCCAGGCCGACGCCGCGATGGCGGCCGCGATGCCCGAGATGCCCCAGATTCCGGGAATGTGA
- a CDS encoding ABC transporter ATP-binding protein produces MPEPVITARGLTKRYGDVVAVDGIDFEIPRGESFGFLGPNGAGKSTTMRMIAATSTPTAGSLTVLGMDTAHHGPEIRAQLGIVPQGDLLDEELRVIDNLIVYGRYFALPRAYVKERAEQLLDFAQLREKRTARVDGLSGGMKRRLTIARGLINNPRIMLLDEPTTGLDPQARHILWDQLFRLKEEGTTLVVTTHFMDEAEQLCDRLVVVDHGRIVAEGSPSSLIRQYSTREVVEVRFGSGRNDAAAADLQGVGSRIDVLADRVLIYDDNGEHALQAVLDRGLTPITSLVRRSSLEDVFLRLTGRSLIE; encoded by the coding sequence GTGCCAGAACCTGTGATCACCGCCCGCGGCCTGACGAAGCGCTACGGCGACGTCGTCGCGGTCGACGGGATCGACTTCGAGATCCCGCGGGGCGAGTCGTTCGGTTTCCTCGGGCCGAACGGCGCCGGGAAGTCGACCACGATGCGGATGATCGCCGCGACCTCGACCCCCACCGCGGGAAGCCTGACGGTGCTGGGGATGGACACCGCGCACCACGGCCCGGAGATCCGCGCGCAACTCGGCATCGTTCCGCAGGGCGACCTGCTCGACGAGGAGTTGCGGGTCATCGACAACCTGATCGTCTACGGTCGTTACTTCGCCCTGCCTCGGGCGTACGTGAAGGAGCGGGCCGAGCAACTGCTGGACTTCGCCCAACTCCGCGAGAAGCGCACGGCCCGCGTCGACGGGCTCTCCGGGGGCATGAAGCGGCGGCTCACCATCGCCCGAGGGCTTATCAACAACCCGCGCATCATGCTGCTCGACGAACCCACAACGGGGCTCGACCCGCAGGCAAGGCACATCCTCTGGGACCAGCTCTTCCGGCTCAAGGAAGAGGGCACGACGCTCGTGGTCACGACCCACTTCATGGACGAGGCCGAGCAACTGTGCGACCGGCTCGTCGTCGTCGACCACGGCAGGATCGTGGCCGAAGGGTCCCCGTCCAGCCTGATCCGCCAGTACTCGACGCGCGAGGTGGTGGAGGTGCGCTTCGGGTCGGGTCGCAACGACGCCGCCGCCGCGGACCTCCAGGGGGTCGGCAGCCGCATCGATGTGCTCGCCGACCGGGTCCTCATCTACGACGACAACGGGGAGCACGCGCTGCAGGCCGTCCTCGACCGGGGCCTGACGCCGATCACCTCGCTCGTGCGAAGGTCCTCCCTGGAGGACGTGTTCCTGCGGCTCACCGGCAGGAGCCTGATCGAATGA
- a CDS encoding ABC transporter permease translates to MSDTIQAPSPRVPKALRGIYAGNTRSVVARGLKVVARNNYLVVLTGFFEPVFYLLSMGLGLGALIGGVQFYGHEVNYAAYIAPALMAVSAMNGALYDSTSNVFFRMRYGKIYDQMLSTSLGPMDVALGEIIMALFRGLLYASAFMVVTTLLGLNLSWTAILAIPAALIVAFGFAAVGLTATSFMKGFQHLDLVFFVMLPMFLLSATFFPIEVYPETVQWIIKALPLWHAVDMIRQLTTGLIQPSIWGHLAYFAVMILLGVTLATRRLKALFLR, encoded by the coding sequence TTGAGTGACACGATCCAGGCGCCGTCGCCCCGCGTGCCCAAGGCGCTCAGAGGCATCTACGCCGGCAACACCCGTTCCGTCGTGGCTCGGGGGCTCAAGGTGGTCGCCCGCAACAACTACCTCGTGGTGCTGACGGGCTTCTTCGAGCCGGTGTTCTACCTGCTCTCGATGGGCCTCGGGCTCGGCGCCCTGATCGGTGGGGTGCAGTTCTACGGGCATGAGGTGAACTACGCCGCCTACATCGCGCCGGCGCTGATGGCCGTCTCCGCCATGAATGGTGCGCTGTACGACTCGACGAGCAACGTCTTCTTCCGGATGCGCTACGGCAAGATCTACGACCAGATGCTGTCGACGTCGCTCGGCCCGATGGACGTGGCGCTCGGCGAGATCATCATGGCGCTGTTCCGGGGGCTGCTGTACGCGTCGGCGTTCATGGTCGTCACGACTCTGCTCGGCCTGAACCTGTCCTGGACGGCGATCCTCGCGATCCCGGCCGCCCTGATCGTCGCGTTCGGTTTCGCGGCGGTCGGGCTGACGGCGACGAGCTTCATGAAGGGCTTCCAGCACCTCGACCTGGTCTTCTTCGTGATGCTGCCGATGTTCCTGCTCTCTGCCACCTTCTTCCCCATCGAGGTGTACCCGGAGACGGTGCAGTGGATCATCAAGGCGCTGCCCCTGTGGCACGCCGTCGACATGATCCGGCAACTCACCACCGGCCTGATCCAGCCCTCCATCTGGGGCCACCTTGCCTACTTCGCCGTGATGATCCTGCTCGGCGTCACGCTGGCGACCCGCCGGCTGAAGGCGCTGTTCCTGCGCTGA
- a CDS encoding DNA polymerase III subunit gamma and tau, translated as MEGPGLFDDPAPEPEPDEQTGPGLFADDESSDPEPEAVPAEVREPALVAPTPQARAPRAASTPDAPLALYRRYRPDTFADVIGQEHVTVPLQRALTNNRVNHAYLFSGPRGCGKTTSARILARCLNCEQGPTATPCGQCNSCVDLARGGPGSIDVIEIDAASHGGVDDARDLRERAYFAPVASRYKIYIIDEAHMVTPQGFNALLKLVEEPPPHTKFIFATTEPEKVIGTIRSRTHHYPFRLVPPKVLGDYLTQICETEGVAVDHASIPLVVRAGAGSVRDSLSVLDQLLGGAGDEGVSYTQAAALLGYTPDALLDEIMDAFAAGDAAGVFRTIDKVIEVGQDPRRFAEDLLRRLRDLVILAAVPEAATNGILDVAADQAQRLQTQVAGMGSGELTRAAEVIATGLTEMRGTTAPRLHLELMCSRVLLPGADTNERGLHARMDRLERRVGMMGDGAPAPVEQWADVPERPARPRQAEASPAAEPEPSRRPAEQAAPEPPTQRPSEAAETQRPSGAAPQQRPAPEQPPTESPRQRPAGEAPQQRSAGEAPQQRPAGQAPQQRPAGTAPGQAPAEPKPEQARPAPAAAPSGHLTAAELRRVWPNVLDEVKRRRRFTHMLLAQHAQVIDVADGALTLGFSGPGPKENFGSGGSIDVLVDSLIEVIGVELRVNPIVSGDAPAEAVQQQRPSGAPVAQPSPPEPRQQAATPEPASRSTEPEVSNDDEVLDPTNNAEELLSSTFAAELISVREADER; from the coding sequence ATGGAGGGCCCCGGTCTTTTCGACGATCCGGCACCCGAACCCGAGCCGGATGAACAGACCGGTCCCGGCCTGTTCGCCGACGACGAGTCGAGCGATCCCGAGCCCGAGGCCGTGCCTGCCGAGGTGCGGGAGCCGGCCCTGGTCGCCCCGACCCCCCAGGCGCGCGCCCCTCGCGCAGCCTCGACCCCGGACGCCCCACTCGCGCTGTACCGGCGCTACCGCCCCGACACCTTCGCCGACGTCATCGGGCAGGAGCACGTCACTGTCCCGCTGCAGCGGGCGCTGACCAACAACCGCGTCAACCACGCGTACCTGTTCTCCGGTCCGCGCGGCTGCGGCAAGACCACCTCCGCCCGCATCCTTGCGCGCTGCCTCAACTGCGAGCAGGGCCCGACGGCCACGCCCTGCGGCCAGTGCAACTCCTGCGTCGACCTGGCCCGTGGCGGCCCCGGCTCCATCGACGTCATCGAGATCGACGCCGCGTCGCACGGCGGTGTCGACGATGCGCGCGACCTGCGCGAGCGCGCCTACTTCGCCCCGGTCGCCAGCCGCTACAAGATCTACATCATCGACGAGGCCCACATGGTGACCCCGCAGGGCTTCAACGCCCTGCTGAAGTTGGTGGAGGAGCCTCCGCCGCACACGAAGTTCATCTTCGCGACGACCGAGCCGGAGAAGGTGATCGGCACCATCCGGTCCCGCACGCACCACTACCCCTTCCGGCTGGTGCCGCCGAAGGTGCTCGGGGACTATCTCACCCAGATCTGCGAGACCGAGGGCGTCGCCGTCGATCACGCGTCCATCCCGCTGGTCGTCAGGGCCGGTGCCGGGTCGGTGCGCGACTCGTTGTCCGTGCTCGACCAGTTGCTCGGCGGCGCCGGCGATGAGGGCGTCAGCTACACGCAGGCCGCCGCTCTGCTCGGCTACACCCCCGACGCGCTGCTCGACGAGATCATGGACGCCTTCGCCGCCGGCGACGCTGCGGGAGTGTTCCGCACGATCGACAAGGTGATCGAGGTCGGCCAGGACCCGCGCCGGTTCGCCGAGGACCTGCTGCGCAGGCTCCGCGACCTCGTGATCCTCGCGGCCGTCCCAGAGGCCGCCACCAACGGCATCCTCGACGTCGCCGCGGACCAGGCCCAACGCCTGCAGACCCAGGTCGCCGGGATGGGGTCGGGCGAACTGACCCGCGCCGCCGAGGTGATCGCGACGGGCCTGACGGAGATGCGTGGCACCACGGCGCCCCGCCTGCACCTCGAACTGATGTGCTCACGGGTGCTGCTGCCGGGCGCCGACACCAACGAGCGAGGTCTGCACGCCCGAATGGACCGCCTCGAGCGGCGCGTCGGGATGATGGGCGACGGGGCGCCCGCGCCCGTCGAACAGTGGGCCGACGTCCCCGAGCGCCCCGCGCGGCCGAGGCAGGCGGAGGCCAGCCCCGCGGCCGAGCCGGAGCCCTCGCGTCGCCCCGCGGAACAGGCGGCGCCGGAGCCCCCCACTCAGCGTCCATCCGAGGCTGCCGAGACCCAGCGCCCCTCGGGCGCGGCCCCGCAGCAGCGCCCTGCACCCGAGCAGCCGCCCACAGAGTCGCCCCGGCAGCGCCCTGCCGGTGAGGCCCCCCAGCAGCGCTCCGCTGGCGAAGCCCCGCAGCAGCGCCCCGCGGGCCAGGCTCCGCAGCAGCGCCCCGCAGGCACCGCCCCGGGGCAGGCTCCGGCCGAGCCGAAGCCCGAGCAGGCCCGGCCCGCACCGGCCGCCGCGCCGTCGGGGCACCTCACCGCCGCCGAGTTGAGGCGCGTGTGGCCCAACGTGCTGGACGAGGTCAAGCGTCGTCGCCGCTTCACCCACATGCTGCTCGCGCAGCACGCCCAGGTGATCGACGTCGCCGACGGCGCCCTGACGCTCGGCTTCTCCGGCCCCGGCCCGAAGGAGAACTTCGGCTCGGGCGGCAGCATCGACGTGCTCGTCGACTCGTTGATCGAGGTGATCGGGGTCGAGTTGCGCGTCAACCCGATCGTCTCGGGCGACGCCCCGGCCGAGGCCGTGCAGCAGCAGCGCCCCTCCGGTGCGCCGGTCGCCCAGCCGAGCCCGCCCGAGCCGCGCCAGCAGGCCGCCACACCGGAGCCAGCGTCGCGGTCCACCGAGCCGGAGGTGTCCAACGACGACGAGGTGCTCGACCCGACCAACAATGCAGAGGAACTGCTCAGCAGCACCTTCGCCGCCGAGCTCATCTCGGTGCGTGAGGCCGACGAGCGCTGA
- a CDS encoding aminoglycoside phosphotransferase family protein, with protein sequence MVQIPPSFVATVAGRAPDPRYGISGDYWLQRLPTLIDASLTRWDLTPDGAAWHGECAIVVPVIDGDGTPLALKLTWPHVEAAEEHLALRLWAGDGAVRLVAAAPHHFAMLLERLHDRSLTTTSILEASEEIGRLMVQLDRPATPQFDSLAARAERWRGKLSAPCDLVPRRLREQAAGWLDDLLVTPGDRLVHEDLHDSNVLAADRQPWLAIDPKPVAGEWAYAVAPIVWNRPDAAARAASLRTHVRLRAEIVADTAGLDLERVGAWTLFRLVLNAVDAAEFAPASDEFRGRMIALAKAFTDPLV encoded by the coding sequence ATGGTGCAGATCCCGCCGTCGTTCGTCGCGACGGTCGCCGGGCGCGCCCCCGACCCCAGATACGGCATCTCCGGCGACTACTGGCTCCAGCGTCTCCCCACGTTGATCGACGCATCTCTGACGCGCTGGGACCTCACCCCCGACGGCGCCGCGTGGCACGGCGAGTGCGCGATCGTGGTGCCCGTCATCGACGGCGACGGCACTCCGCTCGCCCTGAAGCTCACGTGGCCACACGTCGAGGCAGCGGAGGAGCACCTGGCGCTGCGCCTCTGGGCCGGCGACGGCGCCGTCCGACTCGTCGCAGCAGCGCCGCACCACTTCGCGATGCTGCTGGAGCGACTGCACGACCGGTCGCTGACGACGACCTCCATCCTTGAGGCGAGCGAGGAGATCGGCCGGCTGATGGTGCAACTGGACCGTCCCGCCACCCCCCAGTTCGACAGCCTGGCGGCGCGGGCCGAGCGCTGGCGCGGCAAGCTCTCCGCCCCGTGCGACCTGGTCCCGAGGCGCCTGCGTGAGCAGGCGGCAGGCTGGCTCGACGACCTGCTTGTCACCCCCGGCGACCGCCTCGTGCACGAGGACCTGCACGACTCGAACGTGCTGGCCGCAGACCGGCAGCCCTGGCTCGCGATCGATCCGAAACCGGTCGCGGGGGAGTGGGCGTACGCGGTCGCACCGATCGTCTGGAACCGGCCCGACGCCGCCGCCCGCGCCGCGAGCCTCCGCACCCACGTCCGGTTGCGGGCCGAGATCGTGGCCGACACGGCGGGCCTCGACCTGGAACGCGTCGGTGCCTGGACGCTGTTCCGGCTCGTCCTCAACGCCGTCGACGCCGCCGAGTTCGCCCCCGCCTCGGACGAGTTCCGCGGCCGGATGATCGCGCTCGCGAAGGCGTTCACCGACCCCCTCGTCTGA
- a CDS encoding MarR family winged helix-turn-helix transcriptional regulator, producing MDRDVIEMTDRLRVVFADITRLASRGHLQRTLHGHDARLTPTDGWLLRHLAAEGPSRVSQLAHWQAVDRSTMTSQVARLERAGLVSRAADPQDGRVAIISVTRDGVHALESGLDAARALFGDVLSDWSPAERRVLVESLERLTLALEDRLDDDVSAGTAPSAGGSPA from the coding sequence ATGGACCGCGACGTCATCGAGATGACTGACAGGCTACGCGTGGTGTTCGCCGACATCACCCGTTTGGCGTCGAGAGGCCACCTGCAACGGACGCTGCACGGCCACGACGCGCGCCTCACCCCCACCGACGGCTGGCTGCTGCGCCACCTTGCCGCGGAGGGTCCGAGCCGGGTCTCGCAACTGGCCCACTGGCAGGCGGTCGACCGGTCGACCATGACGTCGCAGGTCGCGCGCCTTGAGCGGGCCGGCCTGGTCTCGCGGGCCGCCGACCCGCAGGACGGTCGCGTCGCGATCATCAGCGTGACCAGGGACGGAGTCCACGCCCTCGAGTCCGGCCTCGACGCCGCCCGCGCGCTGTTCGGCGACGTGCTGAGCGACTGGTCCCCAGCCGAACGCCGCGTCCTCGTCGAGTCCCTGGAGCGGTTGACTCTCGCCCTGGAGGACCGCCTCGACGACGACGTCAGCGCAGGAACAGCGCCTTCAGCCGGCGGGTCGCCAGCGTGA